In Balaenoptera acutorostrata chromosome 19, mBalAcu1.1, whole genome shotgun sequence, the following proteins share a genomic window:
- the NOD2 gene encoding nucleotide-binding oligomerization domain-containing protein 2 isoform X3, with product MYTQDAFQAQRSQLVELLVSGSLEGFESVLDWLLSWEVLSWEDYEGLSLLGQPVSHLARRLLDTVWNKGAWGCELLTAAVQETQADRQPPELPGCWEPHSPHPARDLQSHRPAIVRRLYGHVEGVLDLTQARGFISQYECDEIRRPIFTSSQRARRLLDLATVKANGLAAFLLQCVQELPVPLALPFEDAACKRYMSKLRTTVLAQSRFLSTYDGTENLCLEEIYTENALEIRMEADMAGPLQQSPATLGLEELFSTRGHLNEDADTVLVVGEAGSGKSTLLQQLHLLWASGRAFQEFIFVFPFSCRQLQCLAKPLSVWTLLFEHCCWPDLGQQDVFQVLLNHPERILLTFDGFDEFKFRFMDRERHCCPTAPTSVQSLLFNLLQGNLLKNARKVLTSRPDAVSASLRKHVRTELSLKGFSEEGIELYLRRRHREPGVADRLIRLLRATSALHSLCHLPVFSWMVSKCHQELLLQGGGSPKTTTDMYLLILQHFLLHASPPDSAAHGLGAGLLRGRFPTLLRLGRLALWGLGTCCYVFSTKQLQAAHVDSEDVSLGFLVHAKRVVPGSTAPLEFLHITFQCFFAAFYLALSADTPPSSLRHLFNGHGPGCSPLARVLPKLCVRGSGCKEGSVAVLLQGAELHNLQITAAFLAGLLSQERRGLLAECQVSEKALLCRQACTRRCLARSLRKHFRSIPPAVPGEAKSMHAMPSFIWLVRSLYEMQEERLAREAVRRLDVGHLKLTFCSVGPAECAALAFVLRHLRQPVALQLDHNSVGDIGVEQLLPCLGVCKALYLRDNNVSDRGICKLTEHALRCERLQKLALFNNKLTDGCAHSMAKLLACKQNFLALRPFHSFPFAGGK from the exons ATGTACACGCAGGACGCCTTCCAGGCACAGAGGAGCCAGCTGGTGGAGCTGCTGGTCTCGGGGTCCCTGGAGGGCTTTGAGAGCGTTCTGGACTGGCTGCTTTCCTGGGAAGTCCTCTCCTGGGAGGACTACGAGGGGCTCAGCCTTTTGGGCCAGCCTGTCTCCCACTTGGCCAGGCGCCTCCTGGACACTGTCTGGAATAAGGGTGCTTGGGGCTGTGAACTACTCACTGCGGCTGTGCAGGAGACCCAGGCTGACAGACAGCCCCCCGAGCTTCCCGGCTGCTGGGAGCCCCACTCACCCCACCCAGCCCGTGACCTGCAGAGTCACCGGCCAGCCATCGTCAGGAGACTCTACGGCCACGTGGAGGGCGTGCTGGACCTGACACAGGCGCGGGGTTTCATCAGCCAGTACGAATGTGATGAAATCAGGCGGCCCATCTTCACGTCATCCCAGCGG GCAAGAAGGCTCCTCGATCTTGCCACAGTGAAGGCGAATGGGTTggctgccttccttctacaaTGTGTTCAGGAATTACCTGTCCCGTTGGCCCTGCCTTTTGAAG ATGCCGCCTGTAAGAGGTACATGTCCAAGCTGAGGACCACAGTACTGGCTCAGTCTCGCTTCCTGAGCACCTACGATGGGACAGAGAACCTTTGCCTGGAGGAAATATATACAGAGAATGCTCTAGAGATCCGGATGGAGGCGGACATGGCTGGACCTCTGCAGCAGAGCCCCGCCACCCTGGGCCTGGAGGAGCTTTTCAGCACCCGCGGCCACCTCAACGAAGACGCGGACACTGTGCTGGTGGTGGGCGAGGCGGGCAGCGGCAAGAGCACGCTTCTGCAGCAACTGCACCTGCTCTGGGCTTCAGGGAGGGCCTTCCAGGAATTTATCTTTGTCTTCCCATTCAGCTGCCGACAGCTGCAGTGCCTGGCGAAACCGCTGTCGGTGTGGACACTGCTCTTTGAACACTGCTGTTGGCCCGACCTTGGCCAGCAGGACGTCTTCCAGGTCCTCCTCAACCACCCCGAGCGCATCCTCTTAACCTTCGATGGCTTTGACGAGTTCAAGTTCAGGTTCATGGATCGAGAACGTCACTGCTGTCCGACCGCCCCCACGTCTGTCCAGAGTCTGCTCTTCAACCTTCTGCAGGGCAACCTGCTAAAGAATGCCCGCAAGGTGTTGACCAGCCGTCCGGACGCGGTGTCGGCGAGCCTCAGGAAGCACGTGCGCACGGAGCTCAGCCTCAAGGGCTTCTCGGAAGAGGGCATCGAACTGTACCTGAGGAGGCGCCATCGCGAGCCTGGGGTGGCCGACCGCCTCATCCGCCTGCTCAGAGCCACCTCGGCCCTGCACAGTCTGTGCCACCTGCCCGTCTTCTCCTGGATGGTGTCCAAATGCCACCAGGAACTGTTGCTGCAGGGCGGGGGGTCCCCGAAGACCACCACAGATATGTACCTCCTGATCCTGCAGCATTTTCTGCTGCATGCCTCCCCGCCGGACTCAGCGGCCCATGGTCTGGGAGCTGGCCTGCTTCGGGGCAGGTTCCCCACCCTCCTGCGCCTCGGCCGCCTGGCTCTGTGGGGCCTGGGCACGTGCTGCTACGTGTTTTCCACCAAGCAGCTGCAGGCAGCACACGTCGACAGTGAGGACGTTTCTCTTGGCTTCCTGGTGCATGCCAAGAGGGTCGTGCCTGGGAGCACAGCCCCCCTGGAATTCCTGCACATCACTTTCCAGTGCTTCTTTGCTGCGTTCTACCTCGCTCTCAGTGCCGACACGCCGCCATCCTCGCTCAGACACCTCTTCAACGGTCACGGGCCTGGCTGCTCGCCGCTGGCCAGGGTGCTGCCCAAACTGTGCGTGCGGGGTTCCGGGTGCAAAGAAGGCAGCGTGGCCGTGTTGCTGCAGGGGGCCGAGCTGCACAACCTCCAGATCACAGCGGCCTTCCTGGCGGGGCTGTTGTCCCAGGAGCGCCGGGGCCTGCTGGCCGAGTGCCAGGTGTCTGAGAAGGCCCTGCTCTGCCGCCAGGCCTGCACCCGGCGGTGTCTGGCCCGCAGCCTCCGCAAGCACTTTCGCTCCATCCCACCAGCCGTGCCGGGCGAGGCCAAGAGCATGCATGCCATGCCCAGCTTCATCTGGCTCGTCCGGAGCCTGTATGAGATGCAGGAGGAGCGGCTGGCGCGGGAGGCTGTGCGTAGGCTGGACGTCGGGCATCTCAAGCTGACATTCTGCAGCGTGGGACCGGCCGAGTGTGCTGCCCTGGCCTTTGTGCTGCGGCACCTCCGGCAGCCTGTGGCCCTGCAGCTGGACCACAACTCTGTGGGCGACATCGGCGTGGAGCAGCTGCTGCCTTGCCTCGGCGTCTGCAAGGCTCTGTA